The proteins below are encoded in one region of Bremerella sp. P1:
- a CDS encoding helix-turn-helix transcriptional regulator → MNEYQSSIPSAVTATKMAEMCGLSRSRFYSLIGKGVFPPPVPNGVNNRPIYDQKLIRKCLEIRCTGVSLDGSLVTFNAKRTGRMKPTAKQPTTKASSHADLVAGLKSLGLTGVTESQTTTVVEELFPDGVDGIAPGEVIRRVFLAIKQRE, encoded by the coding sequence ATGAACGAATACCAATCATCGATACCCTCGGCTGTGACGGCCACCAAGATGGCCGAGATGTGCGGGCTGTCCCGATCCCGGTTCTATAGCCTGATCGGCAAGGGAGTTTTCCCACCACCGGTCCCGAACGGTGTCAACAATCGTCCAATTTATGACCAGAAACTGATCAGGAAATGTCTTGAGATTCGCTGTACCGGCGTCAGTCTCGACGGCAGTCTCGTCACCTTCAATGCCAAGCGGACGGGGCGAATGAAGCCGACAGCCAAGCAACCGACCACCAAGGCCAGTAGTCACGCCGATCTCGTTGCTGGCCTCAAGTCGCTCGGACTAACCGGCGTTACCGAGAGCCAAACGACCACGGTAGTCGAAGAACTCTTTCCCGATGGCGTCGATGGCATCGCTCCCGGTGAAGTTATCCGGCGAGTCTTCCTTGCGATCAAGCAGCGGGAGTAG
- a CDS encoding Holliday junction DNA helicase RuvB C-terminal domain-containing protein, translating into MKDVNDVSPSSLKHIIGQRNVVRSVEVALDYAFNEGVAFPSAMLLGPPGTGKSATAHVIQSEMAVSKFQEVLGQTVTNTADVNALLLAAKDKSVVHIDEVHELSPHLQTTLYLALDKKTVYVGGNGRAPQAIPIADFTLLISTTDEFKILQPLRDRMRLALRFEHLGNDELCQVIFQRSKALGWDVHEAALPLIAQRSKGTPRLALRLLQSCRRVAVAKGFKTIDSRHLAAACELDGIDELGLDAAEQRYLEILSEGPTRLNVIASRLGLPTRTVSEVTESFLIRAELIGKDKNGMRELMPKGRDHVLASRKDTV; encoded by the coding sequence ATGAAAGACGTAAACGACGTATCACCAAGTTCGCTGAAGCACATCATCGGTCAGCGCAATGTTGTCCGATCGGTCGAGGTTGCATTGGACTACGCCTTCAACGAAGGCGTAGCTTTTCCGTCTGCTATGCTTCTCGGCCCACCGGGCACCGGAAAATCCGCAACAGCCCATGTAATCCAAAGCGAGATGGCGGTATCCAAATTTCAGGAAGTATTGGGGCAAACCGTCACCAACACAGCAGACGTCAACGCCTTACTGCTGGCGGCGAAGGATAAGTCGGTCGTCCACATTGACGAAGTCCACGAACTCAGCCCTCATCTCCAGACCACCTTGTACCTCGCTCTGGATAAGAAAACGGTGTACGTGGGCGGGAACGGCCGTGCCCCGCAGGCGATTCCAATCGCCGACTTCACCTTGCTGATCTCAACAACCGACGAATTCAAGATTTTGCAGCCGCTACGAGACAGGATGCGGCTCGCTCTTCGATTCGAGCATTTGGGGAACGACGAGCTTTGCCAAGTTATCTTCCAGCGTAGCAAGGCTTTGGGGTGGGATGTGCATGAAGCCGCTCTTCCGCTGATTGCTCAACGATCTAAGGGCACGCCGAGACTCGCCTTGCGATTGCTTCAGTCTTGCAGGCGAGTAGCAGTTGCCAAAGGTTTCAAGACAATCGACTCACGGCATCTTGCAGCAGCCTGCGAGTTAGATGGAATTGACGAGCTTGGCCTGGACGCTGCCGAGCAAAGGTACTTGGAAATCTTGTCTGAAGGACCGACTCGACTGAATGTGATCGCCTCACGGCTTGGACTGCCAACCAGGACAGTAAGCGAGGTGACTGAGTCCTTCTTGATCCGAGCCGAATTGATCGGCAAGGACAAAAACGGCATGCGAGAGTTGATGCCGAAAGGGCGTGATCATGTCCTCGCAAGCCGTAAAGACACGGTCTAA
- a CDS encoding AAA family ATPase: protein MEILNGKKREDNRLEQCDSSSLNGTSTQTPNDSIRIPELTPEEIRVLDGLQNPDSEWNTEFHWGEEFQRHVLSSMLHDEVVMDQAATVVKSGYFTNEVHQLVYSIAAEYWTKYESLADKWWIAQEIEEQTSSKTEKLRNHFHVEFNAVHHYYKPGVESRAAILAKLIDFAKVQATKAAFSTHLTAMKEGKFAFADTIKKLESVQQLGSATDTECFDLVEYRDFAESIKRAYLVDEWLLAGSLTVFAGQQKLGKSTLMFALVGALLGGDHWLDKFEVTQSPVLYLDFENPADYVWENLVEYLPANRLEEIGHLFKAPKSMPSALTSEWLKKITEKYRLAEQTGLLIVDSGRAAFNGLFSDVPNWENSQGPVRSALEPLQKFARETGWAVVVIHHDNKSGGFSGSSDWEAVPDYIWRLERSKEGRKLKMRGRLKVVPATQVIKKTGDRIEFAGSASDLAAEEDEVRKAVGDDSILGLLPVVKRSEVTIENGMTVKQLAELSGKPDSSIRRHLNRLLEVDPESGRRVSIKQLESTTGRPPKVYFREPMLAV from the coding sequence ATGGAGATTTTGAACGGAAAAAAGCGAGAAGACAACAGGTTGGAGCAATGCGACTCTTCCTCGCTAAACGGAACATCGACTCAAACGCCAAATGATTCAATCAGGATTCCCGAACTCACACCGGAAGAGATTAGAGTCCTCGACGGATTGCAAAACCCAGATAGCGAATGGAACACGGAGTTCCATTGGGGCGAAGAGTTTCAAAGACATGTTCTTTCTTCCATGCTTCACGACGAAGTCGTTATGGACCAAGCAGCCACTGTCGTGAAGAGCGGATACTTTACGAATGAAGTTCACCAACTCGTCTATAGCATCGCCGCTGAGTATTGGACCAAGTACGAGTCGCTCGCCGACAAATGGTGGATCGCTCAGGAGATCGAAGAGCAGACCAGCAGCAAGACTGAAAAACTGCGGAACCATTTCCATGTTGAGTTCAATGCGGTCCATCACTATTACAAGCCAGGCGTGGAAAGCAGAGCAGCCATCTTGGCGAAGCTGATTGATTTTGCGAAGGTCCAGGCCACCAAGGCGGCTTTCTCGACTCATCTTACTGCAATGAAAGAGGGCAAGTTTGCGTTCGCCGACACGATCAAGAAGTTGGAGTCAGTACAACAGTTGGGTTCGGCCACGGACACAGAATGCTTTGATCTGGTCGAGTATCGTGACTTCGCTGAATCGATCAAGCGAGCATATTTGGTCGATGAATGGTTGTTAGCAGGCAGTCTTACGGTGTTTGCTGGACAGCAAAAACTTGGGAAATCGACACTCATGTTTGCTCTCGTTGGCGCACTGCTGGGGGGAGATCACTGGCTGGACAAGTTCGAGGTCACGCAGTCGCCAGTGCTCTACCTCGATTTCGAGAACCCAGCGGATTACGTCTGGGAGAACCTGGTCGAATATCTCCCAGCCAATCGACTGGAGGAAATCGGGCATCTCTTCAAAGCTCCCAAGTCGATGCCATCAGCCCTAACTTCAGAATGGCTGAAGAAGATCACCGAAAAGTACCGGCTCGCAGAACAAACGGGACTTCTGATTGTCGATTCAGGCCGGGCCGCATTCAATGGGCTGTTTTCGGATGTCCCTAACTGGGAGAACTCGCAAGGGCCAGTTCGCTCGGCTCTGGAGCCGCTCCAGAAGTTCGCTCGGGAGACCGGTTGGGCAGTTGTTGTTATTCACCATGACAATAAGAGCGGCGGATTCTCGGGGTCGTCAGATTGGGAAGCAGTCCCAGACTACATTTGGCGACTTGAAAGATCCAAAGAAGGACGCAAGCTCAAGATGAGGGGTCGCCTAAAGGTGGTCCCCGCAACGCAAGTTATCAAGAAGACGGGGGATCGGATCGAATTTGCCGGATCAGCATCGGACCTAGCTGCTGAAGAGGATGAGGTACGAAAGGCAGTCGGCGACGATTCGATTCTCGGACTACTTCCAGTTGTAAAACGAAGCGAGGTAACAATCGAAAACGGAATGACCGTCAAGCAATTGGCCGAGTTGAGCGGAAAGCCCGACTCCTCCATTCGACGTCATTTGAACCGACTGCTTGAGGTAGACCCAGAATCTGGCCGTCGAGTGAGTATCAAACAATTGGAGTCCACGACCGGTCGTCCTCCGAAAGTCTACTTTCGAGAGCCCATGCTTGCGGTGTGA